GCCAGACAGCGGCCTGTACTGGTACCCGTATCTCCAGTTCTGCTTCATGTTCAGTTCCCAGCAGGCCACCTACAATGTCGCCAAGCAGGACTGTGAGGCTAAGGGCTTTCGCATAGTTGTCCTAAACACGGACCTCAAGTACAACATGACGAGACTTCGCATCCTGCACTTTTCAGGTAACGGTTTTAAGAAAaaggtgttgttttttttcttcggtgTCCAGTAACCATGGCCGCTACTTTATTATCTTTACTCTAGGACAcctttgccaccgctttatCAGTGTGGTTCCCTGAGTAGAACATCTGCTGGGTCTGAACATTAtaactttatcatcatcatcatctgtctaCCTGCTTTCGTCATTAATTTACGTTTGTCTATCACTCTTTCTGTTTACTATCTCTTCCATGTATACTGATTCCAGAAGCGaattgattttgattttgtgattttgcaGATTTAAATCAGCGGTCGTACTTCATTGGGGCGGAGAGAAGTCCTGGTCAAAACAACTGGACATGGGTGGATGGATCAGCAGCCAAGAACCTGGACTGGGCTCCAGGTCAACCAAGTGGCGTCACAGAAAATTGCATCGATCTTCACTTGTATCGTGATTTCAGAATCAATGACCAGGGTTGTGAGTATAGCCTAGGATATGTTTGTGAGCTACCGAATCCATAACATCGTCTCACCTTCTGCAGGATTACGTGGAGcaatcatcaaatattttatactgaACTAAGTCGACCAGGATAATGCGACTATGATCTAAAGCCAAGACTTAATATGCGAGGAGACAATCGACCACCGATGGCAGAAATTTTTAGTCGAtttcaccacgaacttgtattactggactgctggcagacgattctttttccagttaactactaaaacgaggcagatttGTTCAAAGCctccggcttagtcacattcattgttaaggctcgccgagactaacagcggagaactttacaagaggctaagcgttggtccaaaaacaccctgtccaagacgatcctacaaggaaccctcgaagggagccgtcgtcgtggtcgtccgaggaaaagctgggtcaccaacatcaaagaatggaccgaacgtgagatgccagacctgctctcatctgctcaagacaggaccgggtggaaaattctgtctgttgctgctgccagacggtcccccctacgcccggaccgggcatgggattgacctgacctgacctgaagcgttggtctcggcagacagacagcagtccacctatacacgtccatgagtCAGCTTAGCGTGTTCGATTTGGTCCTGGAATAAATGGATTGCAATTTAGGTCGCGGTAGAATCGTCACGATCAGCTGATCGATAGTGAGGTTGTCACGTTTGTTGTTACTCTTTATCTGCAGACAtctgtaaagaaaacaatctcCAAATCGCAAAGAAAATGTACCAAGCATCTACACACACAGATTCACACAGATCCGAtacgctcgcgcacacacacgcacacacagaatgtATCCTATCTCCTACGGACTGATGGTGTCACTGCAGCAGATTATGTCCAGCTTGGTTACTCCCGCTGTCGCTGTTGCAATCCCGATGGGGATGTGTGAGCTGCAGCTGTCAATGTTAGATCCCCAGTACTAGCTGTCCACCTCCCCGAGTATGTAGGTCTCGGTATTGTTGTTGCCGTTAGtgtttgctcttgtcagtgccaTAGGCGTGCacactgtctgtcagtctgttgtcaAGTCTTGCTGCTTGCTGCCTCAGTTCAGTGTCGTCTGTAAAGTTCAGGTTGCATGGGGACCTTCCATCAATGGAAATGGAGATATGAAGGTCTTAAAGAGTTTATTGATAAGCGTTCTCTAAGATGTTGTACATTACAGGTAACAAGGTAAGCCTTGGTGGACACCTTGGTGGACACCTTGGGCCACGTTTTTGCGTTgaggttgtttgttgttaaatCATCGCCTGTTTGAGCAGCTCCCCTGAGACTATCAACGCCAGGTGACTACTCTCCACTGAGACTTTGAATAGCACAGTCGACCTTTCGCCATTATACTGGTAGGTTGTATGGTTGTTGTATGTTTGCTTTGTATAGTCTTGATGTCTTTCCCCAGCTAAACGGTGTACAGGTCGAGGTCATATTCGCGGCGTCTGCTTTGCTCAGACGTAAAGCCATCAACTagaagtaaatataaacaaacatcacttgTTTGAAAAGCTGCAAACTGTATTAAACTCAGTTTTTGCGTCTGAATTTCCCTTGCGTCGATTGTGCTGAAATAGAAACGAGTTTTAcaggaattttaaaaacctttacCTGAGTATTTCAACTTGCCTGATGATTACTTTTACTTGCTGTAAGTATGGGTTATAatgtattgttgttattgtcttcttctgattgttatttttacgataatttgttttaaaagatttttagaaaaaaataaaagtatttctatGAACAGGATAtgcctttgttgtttttgtttgttctttgcaaatatgcaaaagaaaatcGGAAGAGAATCGATGAACAGAAGTGCAGAAAGAGTAGAAAAACCTTgtaaaaaagatgaagaaagattttatttttacccaACAAACGACGGGCTGCTACAAAGTTCTTAAAAATTTGGTGAAAGAATTTCTATAAAGCTCGTGAAAGTGAAGGCTttaaagacacacagacatagacTGATGACACCGCTTCCtgaaacatttgacaaaatTCCGCAAACAATTCTCCCGAGATTGGACCACACCTTTTATGTTCTAATGAATGTGTTCATGAGAAACCTATCTTGCTTCACAGTGAATAGTTGCCTCTCGATGTTCTTTGAAGAAACATAGTGTAAACAGTAAGATGGTCCTTTGGAAGGTAGTTTGCTTATATCCGCAAAACTTCTCGCTCTATTATTAAGAAATAACTGAGACATAAAAGGTAAAGTGGTTTATAGAGTCACAATATGATGTCCAAATGTTACTAGATTGAAGGAATCTTTTTCAGACTATCATATAAGACTTAAAGAGCTTCTCTTTTCTAAACATTAACTCGGATTATGTCCCCAAATGGACTGGTGGGAATCAAGTCTGTCTGATACCTTGAGTACCTTACTTTAAAACCCCGTGGAATCTCTAGTCACTATGTACTCTGACTTCACTTACATAAATAGtatattgttaaataaaatagaagacTCGTTTCAATTGGAAAAAACGTTTATTTAAAGGTCTCATACCTTCcttgttaattgtttttgtgCTCCTTGCGTTTTTtcgaaacaaatattttaactaaaattAGCTAGAGATTtgagtttatttgaaaaaaaaacctcacaaaatttgttttaaaatggacATGCAGTACTCACTGAGATGTCTTTAAAAAGACGAAGATGTTCATTCTTTTTATAAGGCacagatttaaaatatgaacacGATCATTTGGAAATTGATGCCGTTTCAAAGACactaaaatattgtatttggAATCGAACTGCGTTCTTTTGACTCTGCTGTAAACGACTGAGAATCGAATAAAGCTGCGCACGTGCCCACTGAGCACTTAACAGGGCAGCGGATACGAACATGACTACCATCTATACTGAATGTCTGAAGTGGCGATGCTGTGTTGTTTTTCTGCTCTTGTCAGCCAATGTTGTCAATTAGAACAAGCGGTGAAGCCAGACAGTAGTACCTGTACGGCCACTTAACGTTGTCAGAGATGAAATATgcaaatgtacaaaaaagtgAAGTGGTATTTTACCGGCACCATTTCTACAGCCTGGCCATTAGGTTTGCTATTAAACTCAGGGCTTTCGACATCGGTGATTGACTTTAGTGAACTGGTGCATTAGTGAGTAGACTTCAGTGTTCATGCCATGACGGTTGCTAAAACAATGCGTTTGTTTGTAGGGACTAAGGCTGTGATTGTTAACCGTCAGGGTTAGAAGACGTTAGTACTGCAGGTGCCTCTCGTGCCAGTCAAGCAGATGCTCTGGCCTCTCTGTTCCTGAGACAACTTCAGCTCTTCTCTGACTGAACAGTGAGCCACACCTAACTCCTTGCTGCCTGTAGAACGCATGTAAGTCTTTGAAGCGTACAAGGCAGTCAACTGctactttatttcttaaaatggtCGTCAAAGAGCTAGGGATAGTAGTTTTGTCGCTTCTCCTGTCGATGTGCTAAGGAGAAGTTTAAACGTAAGGGAACTTGTCTCGTATGACTTTTGTTGTGAAAGACTTCTACAGAAGAAGGGCTTTTCCTGCACCAAAGTATGTTTATCAGCAAGTCACAGTTGTTCAACCCTTCGCATTGTagcaaaacaagtttttgttcCACCCACTGCGCTATTACATATTAAGTATAACTATTTCTCGAAGAATTTCCTGTTCCATAATGAGTACAACTGTTTATTGATTGTCGCGGATCAGTCCGTGcttccattttttaaagttagtttaatCCCTTCGCTGTTTGTAAATTACAATGGTAACTAGCATGTATTGATGTcagcgaggaaagggagatcactctagcgacaTATAtagagaagcagacggcattggcgGACATGAGCGTAGATGCTGTGTGTTGATGGGAGCGTAGATCTTAGAAGTGATTCCTTTCCTagacaaggtttcttttttctctgtgtacTGGCGATTGTGTTACAACTCTTTTGATCAAGGATTCGTCTAGATCTAATCTTGTCCCCTTCGGTGGAGCGCACAGcagtgtgtggactgtgtgtacCGTGGATTTCTTGCCgccaacaaaatgtaaacaaaataataaaaatttgaacTGTGTGTGGACAAACAGAACTGTGAGTTGCAGGTAGACAATTGATTTGTGGATTTTTCCCCAGCTCGTCAGCCTTTGATTCACTCCTCATTATAAGCAGCACGATTGTATTGTTTGTACTGCAGCGACTAACACTGGGATGAGAGATATGgagatgaaaaatataattatctgaGCCCTCAGTTTGCAGCATCTCCATAAAGTGAAGCAAGGACTTTTAGTGTCTAACGTTTTAGACAAAAGAAGGTAATATTTTACTtcgttttttttcatttttactatTGAAACCATTTAACATTTGTGATGATGCTACTTAATGTGTTGTCGAAATATTTGCACTGATTTCTACGATAATATTTAGTTCATAATAGTTATTTTTTCCAAACCGCAGTCACGTAAAAGTGCTAAAGatgtgttataaaaatattttctaaactgtgatgtgaaataaatttcagGTATGATAGTCGTCACACAATAGTACTGCGACTCCGTCACCTTATAGATAAAACTAGTTGTGTCACTCATGTCTCCACAAATGTAGTTTCaagatataaaaagatatatCTGTGTTTACGATCGTCGTACTATAGTTGTGTTATAATAGTTCTACCCTACATGTGCTGAAGACGAAAAGGACCAGAGCAAAAGTTCCCTGTCACttattgtgtaaaatattgtgGACAATATGTGACAATGTATGGTAAATCATTTCTATGACTCATTGTAGCAATAAGCCACACGTattacaaatgtatttaaaagtaCTTTACTTAGATCCTAATAATCCATTGGGCACATGAAGTCTGAAGACAAGTACAGGTGTACGCCGGCATACCGTCGCTTCGTTCTAGAGTTAGGCTACACCTTCATCTTCTCGGAGGGTCAGCATCTGTATCACGTGCATGGAGGTCAGTGTGTGTCGTCTGCCCAACATGGAAGTTACatattttgtcatattatttattttatttcggtcatcatcatcatcatcatcatcagcagcagcagcagcagcagcagcagcagcagcttccaGTCCATGTTGCTGATACACAAAGATCCAGAATCTCATTAAACGATGCGCGCTTCGGAGagaggaaaatataaaattgggAATAATCGAAGGGGAGATATAGCTGTATTATAAGCCCATTAAGTTAATGACCATTACGCTTATTGAAGAGTACATTTCTTGTGGATAATCGTACATTATTAGGCATATtcattattacattttcagacaAGTGCAAGCCAGAAAGCGGCTGTACTGGTACCCGTATCTCCAGTTCTGCTTCATGATCAGTTCCCAGCAGGCTACCTACAGTGTCGCCAAGCAGGATTGTGAGGCTAAGGGCTTTCGCTTAGCTTTCCTAAACACGGACCTCAAGTACAACATGACGAGACTTCGCCTCCTGCACTTTTCAGTAGCTATGCAAGTTCTCATAGTATATAAATGTACTCGATCACTTCCGATTTTGTGGTCTTGGCATAAATGAGAAAttgaccatcatc
The Pomacea canaliculata isolate SZHN2017 linkage group LG2, ASM307304v1, whole genome shotgun sequence genome window above contains:
- the LOC112558097 gene encoding C-type lectin domain family 6 member A-like; its protein translation is MALSPFMVFHLFLTDVALQGHPEMLDQSVYVTSPMTCAARCLSIDLCQAFFLKKSEDKYRCTPAYRRFVRQLGYTFIFSEGQHLYHVHGDRCKPDSGLYWYPYLQFCFMFSSQQATYNVAKQDCEAKGFRIVVLNTDLKYNMTRLRILHFSDLNQRSYFIGAERSPGQNNWTWVDGSAAKNLDWAPGQPSGVTENCIDLHLYRDFRINDQGCEYSLGYVCELPNP